The Rhopalosiphum maidis isolate BTI-1 chromosome 1, ASM367621v3, whole genome shotgun sequence genome has a segment encoding these proteins:
- the LOC113553246 gene encoding ring canal kelch homolog, whose protein sequence is MSNHNLSLLSSRKQVQRSGGQFPSRYYYVINQKVDCDVKLLTDDGAVIYARKIDLAEASAYFDAMFNRFDKTNKDHVVLKDIDSMALKRIVDYVYTDNIKITEDNVKDLLATANYLVFLFILNKCCEFLQDHLRPSNCLSTKAFADLHGCSILLSSSESYIKHKILEVIECDEFFSISFERVEELIKMIHYIEHAISNEKQVIKCIMNWVNHEWNSRRHVLGELLEHINLPLTSKKCMIKGVDEKSSADNVIENIKSEQLIAANIEKVILVFGWSSMRAECFIEWYDPEIKEWNLGPKISGYDTRSSLVVWNGVFVYAVGSFSTSKSVYMLDLSSHSPSWISNKPMFIQRSELGVGLLNDWIYAVGGFDGNHNLNEVEAFNVHTEEWKMVSSMSISRGDVGVGVLNNLLYAVGGFDGLSRQYLKSVERYHPSFDQWTPIAEMSICRSGHGVGVLNGLMYIIGGHDGPFYHKSVEVYNPDTGHWTSITDMHVCRTNPGMGVVVLHGLLYVLGGRSEFYDNVSSVEIYNPNTNTWEYMETASSNVGKIYGGVVVNKFPHFITN, encoded by the exons ATGAGTAATCATAATTTGTCACTCTTGAGTTCTCGAAAGCAAGTACAAAGATCCGGTGGACAATTTCCaagtagatattattatgtaatcaa tcaaAAGGTGGATTGTGATGTGAAATTATTAACAGATGATGGGGCAGTAATATATGCACGTAAAATTGATTTAGCAGAAGCTAGTGCTTATTTTGATGCAATGTTCAATAGATTTGACAAAACGAATAAAGATCATGTTGTCTTAAAAGACATAGATTCCATGGCTTTAAAACGCATAGTAGATTATGTTTATACAGACAACATAAAGATCACAGAAGATAACGTAAag GACTTGTTAGCTACAgcaaattatttagtgttcttattcatattaaataaatgttgtgaGTTTTTACAAGACCATCTGAGACCATCAAACTGTCTTAGTACCAAAGCATTTGCCGATTTGCATGGTTGTTCAATATTGTTGTCAAGTTCTGAATCATacatcaaacataaaatatt AGAAGTGATTGAATGTGATGAGTTTTTTTCTATATCCTTTGAAAGAGTAGAAGAATTAATAAAGATGATCCACTATATTGAACATGctatttcaaatgaaaaacaa gtaattaaatgtattatgaattgGGTAAATCATGAATGGAATAGTAGAAGACATGTTTTGGGCGAATTATTGGAACATATAAATTTGCCATTAACATCAAAAAAGTGCATGATAAAAGGAGTTGATGAGAAATCTA gtgCAGATAATGTAATAGAAAACATAAAGTCAGAACAGTTAATTGCTGCCAACATAGAAAAA GTGATCTTAGTTTTTGGTTGGTCTTCTATGAGGGCAGAGTGTTTTATAGAATGGTATGATCCAGAGATCAAAGAATGGAATCTTGGACCAAAAATTAGTGGATATGATACAAGATCGAGTTTAGTTGTATGGAATGGTGTTTTTGTGTATGCTGTTGGTAGTTTTTCTACTTCCAAGTCAGTTTATATGCTTGACTTGTCTTCACATTCACCTTCTTGGATTTCAAATAAACCCATGTTTATTCAACGTAGTGAATTAGGAGTGGGTCTATTGAATGATTGGATATATGCT gtTGGTGGGTTTGATGGTAACCACAACTTAAATGAAGTAGAAGCTTTTAATGTCCATACTGAGGAATGGAAAATGGTATCTAGTATGTCTATTAGTAGAGGTGATGTTGGTGTTGGAGTACTCAATAATCTTTTGTACgcg GTAGGAGGGTTTGATGGATTATCAaggcaatatttaaaatcagttgAACGTTATCACCCAAGTTTTGATCAATGGACACCAATAGCCGAAATGTCTATATGTCGTAGTGGTCATGGAGTAGGAGTTTTAAATGGTCTAATGTATATCATTGGAGGTCATGATGGgccattttatcataaaagtgTGGAAGTTTATAATCCAGACACTGGACATTGGACTTCTATTACTGACATGCATGTTTGCCGAACAAATCCTG gtatgggAGTTGTTGTATTACATGGCTTATTGTATGTTTTGGGCGGAAGAAgtgaattttatgataatgttaGTTCCGTGGAAATTTACAATCCCAACACCAATACATGGGAATACATGGAAACAGCATCAAGTAATGTTGGTAAAATTTATGGTGGAGTAGTTGTAAATAAGTTTccacattttataacaaattag